The following are from one region of the Biomphalaria glabrata chromosome 12, xgBioGlab47.1, whole genome shotgun sequence genome:
- the LOC106054257 gene encoding uncharacterized protein LOC106054257: MKRLSQISSDRSRATTRKSQGLSKIAEKMDDQFIDKKALTGELQSGDQSELNVSKVLKKRIAVSPVGDGHEEKRRRNSLDTTASKRKGPTKLRATNALDLSLPKAKGKQSLDTHNKNSGDLDTYEKNSFSQNVPKEVVKDLKEVRTQEIKRLATTDGFWSSKPTSRSNSPVIMSDLVDSHLHQKTPVASLRGSRNATPDVSPSSARSRLSLKQQKKELEGEELAKLNQLLELKRLKTTDGFWSPNTLQFGPRNAGSRDESPSSASSSLERLSKKNKQLVQMIEEEKVGNFSNMKKDKLEKAKSRNAPNSKEQQQTIKESTGSAMEKETVFIKRRGRPKKKISIGNAAAISVVKKIMKKTVAKAHYSNDQSLKTVKPKGRPKRQNPSLSADEMKQTAGSILSKTSSNEEIQSVPLQGPSLFAEVSSNKPKRGRPKLINQVGKQLGKPRMSGRHKNLGTTNQQNQHVSTTKINGKKVKNTGSEMAFLKQDSSKISPVASSVDKKFKVHMQTETSKLEKLNNQETHCLENVAVKKRRKKKVKVIDSDNVNMKPTDVSNEYEEQKNIIIPENLSLSLATNQPLVKPRRKKKNKIASVDVKTEASLESQLRSESNIAPSVVADGTLVKPRKKRKKKIKSVDGDTASINLPSVASLPSLTEELSSNTPSIVTEVKPVKPRRKRRKKMNAINGTETFLEHGDSVGIAPELTSGINLEDVAPTSDLTTFQPVKKRKKKIRSLDSQEATTDTNTSNIEATIECQSVTNVSFLENSVVTETIEVPPTKHKKRRKKKILDVHKISESQNDEKLAKCSPTSTDLKPLTSDIRITPELRRLNTTAGFWAPTPDFGSVLNMPNFRRSVVKNKTPKTTQSFPWVAKPESSLLQHRKKKLNSLKQTLHKVRNLSKLDINEGIHHPDTGSIGISAMLTDSSSPARVIKKMSRRQRLKKILSKIKSDTVKLENSESSVISTSKEILDKESESASYLERDIQLNTFQTEECAKEQESTKLCGSVTDSTQNITEDMQVDSVKFEDRNEKVSSVLQLSGGCLNPIDQHACTSSVEENSLEAEDRTIVTSSCFNPSDTADLEKLATNLGNLTNDLETNILAPDLIRNRTDSSPEELSLTTNQHLVESSDELQHGNESVSGETSALLNLQKQERENIFDMFSQAVSEAKQESEKKADDQLSIQSEGKADDQLSIQSEGKAEIVSESMEEKLKTEPSTISLSTSDQESMVMISCEMVVYDNKSNTTESTESSGKKKFEVTSLKDTIIAQTLSRNNSLLTAPVVKHSFDTSSTTELSSGHSEQLENPDKTSKKLSEDDAKYELNKTVTNGNLIDDIIQPEINTIQDFNDEQQLTFTEETGQACNSAVSALADNLENCLYKIVGPTATNLLSKLSHIENRTFRKRKGKKTKTLCFVQHKSHKAVQLTKSDLKLDELADSKTIPSQKYFPESSSSLSTITAASTSLSTEHQDQSIPLISVQQIPMKTPLRRVRKKKRNIWKKGVVKKKSTCFANRMKKQLQSEQLLPSDDKSSKILIAKDNPQDVKGDDSVEQVSCHGQTNTPLSAMSSLKEKRMLKRLQTNANLANAVLNDEVLKGRFLRRSHPKDGIDFESSSEGSNMMTALRVDIPEETKRRRGRPRKLHNSLPQLTPSHLSGPVSRALRGKSPPHLSPQVDPSSKKNGSTPNLFTFDDYRFNQDGDIPFENVDETDLHLYLSGVSDEDQSPQKDTSTGSVFAHSSHENVELLNFCALPPTKEALTSSLDILQSVAHSSPSLPKEPKKVGRPKMKGRRGKPPGMPMTEEEKTKKQHKADAKRSKNVTNLVPAITYQQQPTIYQFFKRPRTARKSLKTSPDSMPSSTFSLRKKFTRSPLEMLEIKRRQEEAIYDMEEERKQTRRILLREKRVAKESSDGSLEEDIEVGELVIKPCSVLLSDFVKKLQLDSIESFSDNSAHEELEKSVNISPTKYASIEDDLDDEDWCADLESFESDDEEEEWRVNEMQEYRPYIPRLKLKRVVKKDKALEAGKKSPLSSTPKPVQEPIKLVIKAESVTDCSYSGFKSSLDLLTVVPSGFEASYVDFLKDCQSKDKGQNKRSFSSKPLQDRMQSNLLNATVSEACQENPTVSRKTLPGEEEDEDLLIVDLEDGVHEQNSIDSNKDSDSVITEGNPDENSEMTQQNVIQRTISNDEMGLMLSSYHDGKDVVVPDQLNLSLEKPSDQIDTNCEVQKTAFQESNITVKDNAVLVCSINTSDINKDQEKNTDVIPKQVQKQRTETRLETSNEIHEKTPQSLNASENSTCEHSADKRASEDISYQSPKAVVDGKKKSMISDQSPIHSTQDDSSPDGWRLKVIHQKDKVSCGQYKCRRCDFTSSVKLTIESHIYSHHHGVQFRCGYCESEFSTVVATVTHLKNIHSGKEAQLYINRHIDERNYYEIDEAVVSDENTHLAKSQTSNIGGDGQSPPLIISLVVKRDNRRSSAPLRRYVCTHCGFSTNVKEDAEHHKNDLHGSDNLFACVLCKETIFSSEAEIKQHSISVHPSHARSYRKLPDYYDSEHLNAKGSSPSQEGDDILEKLTSILHGEKPVQDSVTVDHRQKAKDYLYLQEEWKEKTTVEADSTTEVEFSEEGLVDTASESLSQGKENKETSDNSETSAVLSNVALTSTELEPQPMVTISISSSSTVEVKEVPITKEEEEQIGQNLECAEKTLHHSSTEQSVKVGIKPHNTAVEGGIEPSDTAVEDEETTNTDNLDISADDSMGLKIIQVVSLSEAPENLIKDPIAKEVLEALAGETDQQNIAEQTETSDDITDDTPQDLTVNKQASTKDQHNITTLTTSAPAPVTASTTASAGQTSSSSSANSGLPLSYKCNACKVHTPYLLMMVKHLKARHPNMRCFACPYCKAINSFISQKQLRHHVKNAHPDKIGRNEIALSDEAKKFVEAMVLPNSSECIRVGNRIVLEEDLHTCTYCQLKMTSLAQVYEHLNNKHSDLFEFVCPVCQGFKSKALQEISIHCVQAHNSALDTDKVHVSVPKNLFHVLNCISKGGKYIEKSLSASEDPSIKQTVDAGQTVSQDASTTAAARLTGESSKDMSKLSPGRASVMPPLIAAVNQLPAVQQQVPHMVFSQAPLIAIPLMPGSISNLPTAAGARPMIAFSSALFDTSTLTSPPQLISSVAPSPASVLPSTSGLPSFLSPAFQQQNTTDLKATSPVRQIKPKHLPVLNVPNIKPRVSQPSTLVPVSSPSDQSHRHIPVHTISSPIKGFSPASHEVNNLPDTDPSPDAFKIFNLRPTAPLPPSSSPSANAPMVFPPVSSSGFIQGPIAGFPAGMVVPQNLVPFVFNQPQPMMIAPRQSTVHGGKSMRPSTMSALTSTPEQRIKLSMPSEQRMRPTNMPSPLAEFEPSSSKSQPSYFKTRNVPLLKEQQLELQRQRPTHPSGARSVSTLAGAFRSSSSATATSQSLEHRKHSEGLTSVPASPGLPRPSKGIHKRSSSIYQCPYCPGIVTLKALEVASHIQNYHPGHQVTFKKIAH, encoded by the exons ATGAAACGTTTAAGTCAGATATCTTCTGACAGGAGTAGAGCTACAACTAGGAAATCACAAGGTTTATCAAAGATTGCAGAAAAAATGGATGACCAATTTATAG atAAAAAAGCTTTGACTGGTGAGCTGCAATCTGGTGATCAGTCAGAACTAAATGTGTCAAaagtacttaaaaaaagaattgcAGTTAGTCCAGTTGGAGATGGACATGAAGAAAAAAGACGAAGAAACTCATTAGATACAACTGCTAGCAAACGGAAAGGTCCTACAAAGCTCAGAGCTACAAATGCTTTAGATTTGTCATTACCAAAAGCTAAAGGAAAACAATCCCTGGATACACATAACAAAAACTCTGGAGACTTGGATACttatgaaaaaaatagtttttctcAGAATGTACCAAAAGAAGTTGTGAAAGACTTGAAAGAAGTTAGGACTCAAGAAATCAAACGCCTGGCTACTACAGATGGTTTCTGGTCATCAAAACCAACCAGTAGATCTAACAGCCCAGTTATAATGAGTGATCTAGTAGATAGCCATTTGCATCAGAAAACACCAGTAGCCTCATTAAGAGGCAGTCGCAATGCCACACCTGATGTGTCTCCTTCCTCAGCAAGGTCAAGGTTGTCACTAAAACAGCAGAAAAAGGAGCTGGAAGGTGAGGAGTTAGCTAAATTGAACCAACTTTTGGAGTTGAAACGTTTAAAAACAACTGATGGCTTCTGGTCCCCTAATACACTGCAGTTTGGGCCAAGAAATGCTGGCTCCCGGGATGAAAGCCCTTCTTCGGCTTCATCCTCCTTAGAaagactaagtaaaaaaaataaacaattggtGCAAATGATTGAAGAAGAAAAAGTTGGAAACTTCAGCAACATGAAGAAAGATAAGCTTGAGAAAGCAAAGTCAAGGAATGCTCCTAATTCTAAAGAGCAACAGCAAACTATAAAAGAAAGTACAGGCTCTGCTATGGAAAAAGAAACTGTGTTCATTAAACGTCGTGGTAGacctaagaaaaaaatatccattGGGAATGCAGCAGCTATATCAGTAGTgaagaaaataatgaaaaagaCAGTTGCAAAAGCACATTATAGTAATGATCAAAGCTTAAAGACTGTAAAACCAAAAGGTAGGCCTAAAAGGCAGAACCCTTCATTGTCAGCAGATGAGATGAAACAGACTGCTGGATCTATCCTAAGTAAAACTAGCTCAAATGAAGAGATACAGTCAGTGCCATTGCAAGGTCCTTCATTGTTTGCAGAGGTTTCAAGTAATAAGCCAAAAAGAGGCAGACCTAAACTGATAAACCAAGTTGGTAAACAATTAGGCAAACCTAGAATGTCTGGGAGACATAAAAATTTAGGTACAACTAACCAGCAAAATCAACATGtttcaacaacaaaaatcaatggaaaaaaagttaaaaatactgGTTCTGAGATGGCCTTTTTGAAGCAAGATTCTAGTAAAATCAGTCCTGTTGCTTCATCTGTAGATAAGAAATTTAAAGTTCACATGCAAACAGAAACATCAAAGCTAGAGAAATTAAACAATCAAGAGACACACTGTCTAGAAAATGTAGCTgtgaagaaaagaagaaaaaagaaagtaaaagttaTTGACAGTGATAATGTCAACATGAAACCTACTGATGTAAGCAATGAATATGAAGAACAGAAGAACATTATTATTCCTGAAAATTTATCATTATCTCTTGCAACTAATCAACCATTAGTCAAGCCaaggagaaagaagaaaaataaaatagcttCAGTCGATGTGAAGACAGAAGCATCACTTGAGTCACAGTTAAGGTCTGAGTCTAACATTGCACCATCTGTAGTTGCTGATGGCACACTTGTcaaaccaagaaaaaaaaggaaaaagaagatcaaATCAGTCGATGGTGATACTGCTAGTATTAATCTGCCATCAGTAGCCAGTTTACCAAGTTTGACTGAAGAACTTTCAAGCAATACCCCATCTATTGTCACTGAAGTTAAACCTGTAAAGCCCAGGAGAAAaaggagaaagaaaatgaatgcTATCAATGGTACTGAGACTTTCTTGGAACATGGTGATAGTGTTGGCATAGCACCTGAACTCACATCTGGGATAAACTTAGAGGATGTTGCACCAACTTCTGATCTCACCACATTTCAGCCTGTCAAGaagaggaaaaagaaaatcagatCATTAGATAGTCAAGAAGCTACTACAGACACTAACACTTCAAATATTGAGGCAACTATTGAATGCCAGTCAGTGACAAATGTTTCTTTTCTAGAAAATTCAGTAGTTACAGAAACTATAGAAGTACCTCCTACAAAGcacaagaaaagaagaaaaaagaaaatactagaTGTGCATAAAATATCTGAAAGTCAAAATGATGAAAAACTAGCCAAATGTAGCCCAACTTCTACTGACCTAAAGCCTTTGACTTCCGATATTCGCATAACACCTGAACTTCGACGCTTAAACACCACAGCTGGATTTTGGGCACCAACCCCAGATTTTGGATCTGTTTTAAATATGCCTAACTTTAGAAGGTCAGTAGTGAAAAACAAGACACCAAAGACCACTCAAAGTTTTCCCTGGGTTGCTAAGCCAGAAAGTAGTTTGCTCCAACATcgcaaaaaaaagttgaattccTTAAAACAAACCTTACATAAAGTCAGAAACTTGTCCAAATTAGATATAAATGAAGGCATTCATCATCCTGACACTGGCAGCATTGGCATTAGTGCCATGCTCACAGACAGCTCTTCACCCGCAAGAGTTATCAAAAAGATGAGCAGGCGACAAagactaaagaagattttgtctAAAATTAAGAGTGATACAGTGAAATTAGAAAATAGTGAAAGCAGTGTCATTAGCACATCTAAGGAAATTTTAGACAAAGAATCTGAAAGTGCATCTTATTTGGAGAGAGATATACaactaaatacatttcaaaCTGAAGAATGTGCTAAAGAGCAAGAAAGCACAAAGTTGTGTGGCTCAGTAACTGATTCAACACAAAATATCACTGAAGATATGCAAGTAGACAGTGTAAAGTTTGAGGATAGAAATGAAAAAGTTTCCTCAGTTTTACAACTTTCTGGTGGCTGTTTAAATCCAATTGACCAACATGCTTGCACAAGTAGTGTTGAAGAAAATAGTTTAGAAGCTGAAGACAGAACTATAGTTACCAGTAGTTGCTTCAATCCAAGTGATACGGCAGATCTAGAAAAGCTTGCTACTAACTTAGGGAATCTCACTAATGATCTTGAGACAAACATTTTAGCACCAGATCTCATCAGAAATAGGACAGACTCTTCACCAGAAGAGCTGTCTCTGACAACCAATCAGCATTTGGTTGAGAGTAGTGATGAGCTGCAGCATGGAAATGAATCTGTGTCGGGTGAGACAAGTGCTTTGCTGAACTTGCAGAAACAAGAAAGGGAGAACATATTTGATATGTTCAGTCAAGCAGTTAGTGAAGCAAAACAGGAGAGTGAGAAAAAAGCAGATGATCAGCTATCTATACAATCTGAGGGAAAAGCAGATGATCAGCTATCTATACAATCTGAGGGAAAAGCAGAGATTGTGAGTGAAAGCATGGAGGAAAAGCTTAAAACAGAGCCAAGCACCATTTCCCTTTCTACTTCTGATCAAGAATCTATGGTCATGATCAGTTGTGAAATGGTAGTGTATGATAATAAATCCAATACAACTGAAAGCACAGAAAGTTCAGGAAAGAAAAAGTTTGAGGTCACATCTTTAAAAGACACCATCATTGCACAGACTTTATCAAGGAATAATTCTTTGCTGACTGCTCCAGTTGTCAAACATTCATTTGATACCAGTTCCACTACAGAACTTAGTTCTGGCCATTCAGAACAATTAGAAAATCCTGATAAAACCTCTAAAAAACTTAGTGAGGACGATGCAAAATATGAACTAAACAAAACTGTAACAAATGGAAACTTGATAGATGATATCATTCAGCCTGAAATTAACACTATTCAAGACTTCAATGATGAACAACAGTTGACATTCACAGAGGAAACAGGTCAAGCTTGTAATTCAGCAGTTTCTGCCTTGGCTGATAACTTAGAAAATTGTCTGTACAAAATTGTTGGTCCAACTGCTACAAACTTACTTTCTAAATTGTCTCATATTGAGAACAGAACCTTCAGAAAAAGGAAAGGTAAGAAGACAAAGACACTTTGTTTTGTCCAGCACAAGTCACACAAGGCTGTGCAACTTACAAAATCTGATCTGAAATTGGATGAATTGGCTGACAGTAAGACAATACCTTCCCAGAAATATTTCCCAGAGTCCAGCTCTTCATTATCAACTATCACAGCAGCTTCAACATCTCTCAGTACTGAACATCAGGATCAATCTATTCCATTGATTTCAGTACAACAAATACCCATGAAAACTCCACTGCGACGTGTtcgaaaaaagaaaagaaatatttggaaaaaaggtgttgtgaaaaaaaagtcaacCTGTTTTGCAAATAGAATGAAGAAACAGCTCCAATCTGAGCAGTTGCTTCCATCAGATGATAAAAGTTCAAAAATACTAATAGCTAAAGACAATCCACAAGATGTTAAAGGTGATGATTCTGTTGAGCAGGTTTCATGTCATGGTCAAACTAATACTCCATTGTCCGCGATGagttctttaaaagaaaaaagaatgctCAAAAGACTTCAGACCAATGCAAATTTAGCTAATGCAGTTTTAAATGATGAAGTCCTTAAAGGCAGATTTCTAAGACGTTCACATCCTAAAGATGGGATTGATTTTGAAAGCAGTTCTGAGGGTTCTAACATGATGACTGCCTTGCGGGTAGATATTCCAGAAGAAACAAAACGGAGAAGAGGGAGACCCAGAAAGTTGCACAACTCTTTGCCCCAGTTAACTCCATCTCATCTAAGTGGACCAGTAAGCAGGGCATTAAGAGGGAAATCCCCTCCGCACTTGTCACCACAGGTTGACCCTAGTTCTAAGAAAAATGGTTCAACTCCTAACTTGTTTACATTTGATGACTACAGATTCAATCAGGACGGGGATATCCCTTTTGAAAATGTTGATGAAACTGACCTTCATTTGTACCTCTCTGGAGTTAGTGATGAAGATCAGTCACCACAGAAAGATACTTCTACTGGTTCTGTGTTTGCCCATTCATCTCATGaaaatgttgaacttttaaACTTCTGTGCACTGCCACCAACAAAAGAAGCCCTAACCTCCTCTTTAGATATACTTCAGTCAGTAGCACACTCATCTCCCTCACTCCCTAAAGAACCTAAAAAGGTTGGTCGTCCAAAGATGAAGGGTCGAAGAGGAAAGCCCCCAGGCATGCCAATGACAGAGGAGGAAAAGACTAAAAAGCAACACAAAGCAGATGCCAAACGGTCAAAAAATGTTACCAATCTAGTACCTGCAATTACCTACCAACAGCAGCCAACTATCTACCAGTTTTTTAAACGACCAAGAACAGCCAGAAAATCTCTCAAAACCTCACCAGACAGCATGCCAAGCAGCACATTTTCACTGAGGAAAAAATTCACTCGTTCCCCGTTAGAAATGcttgaaataaaaagaagacaagagGAAGCTATCTATGATatggaagaagaaagaaagcaaACTAGGCGCATTCTTTTGAGAGAAAAGCGTGTAGCAAAAGAATCATCAGATGGATCTCTTGAAGAGGACATTGAGGTTGGGGAACTGGTAATAAAACCCTGTTCAGTTCTCTTATCTGACTTTGTCAAGAAATTGCAGTTGGACAGCATAGAATCATTCTCTGACAATTCTGCTCATGAAGAACTTGAGAAAAGTGTGAATATATCTCCTACCAAATATGCTAGTATAGAAGATGATCTAGATGATGAAGATTGGTGTGCAGATTTAGAGAGCTTTGAAAGTGACGATGAAGAGGAAGAATGGAGAGTAAATGAGATGCAGGAGTATCGTCCTTACATTCCAAGGTTAAAGCTTAAGAGAGTTGTGAAAAAAGACAAAGCTCTAGAGGCTGGAAAGAAAAGCCCACTGTCCAGTACTCCTAAACCAGTACAAGAGCCTATCAAACTAGTCATTAAAGCTGAGTCTGTCACTGACTGCAGCTATAGTGGAttcaaatctagtctagatttgtTAACAGTGGTACCCAGTGGGTTTGAAGCAAGTTAtgtggattttttaaaagattgtcAAAGCAAGGATAAAGGCCAAAACAAGAGGAGTTTTTCCTCCAAGCCTTTACAAGATAGAATGCAAAGTAATTTACTCAATGCAACTGTTAGTGAGGCATGCCAAGAAAACCCCACAGTGTCTAGAAAGACTTTACCTGGTGAGGAGGAGGATGAAGATTTGCTGATTGTTGATCTGGAAGATGGGGTCCATGAACAGAACTCTATTGACTCCAATAAAGACAGTGATTCTGTAATAACAGAAGGCAACCCAGATGAGAACTCAGAAATGACCCAACAAAATGTCATTCAGAGAACCATTTCCAATGATGAAATGGGACTAATGCTATCTTCATATCATGATGGCAAAGATGTCGTAGTTCCTGACCAACTTAATTTGTCTCTTGAGAAGCCATCTGATCAAATAGATACAAATTGTGAAGTACAAAAGACTGCATTTCAAGAAAGTAATATTACTGTCAAAGACAATGCAGTTTTAGTATGTAGTATTAATACTTCAGACATAAACAAAGACCAAGAGAAAAATACAGATGTTATACCAAAGCAAGTACAGAAGCAGAGAACAGAAACTAGGCTAGAAACAAGTAATGAGATTCATGAAAAAACACCACAGTCATTGAATGCCTCTGAGAATAGTACATGTGAACATAGTGCAGATAAAAGAGCATCAGAAGACATAAGCTATCAATCTCCCAAAGCAGTTGTAGATGGGAAGAAAAAATCAATGATCTCAGACCAGAGTCCTATACATTCCACACAAGATGACTCCTCACCCGATGGCTGGAGGCTAAAGGTCATCCATCAAAAAGACAAAGTCTCATGTGGTCAGTATAAATGTAGACGTTGTGACTTTACAAGCTCAGTCAAACTGACCATCGAGTCGCACATATATAGCCACCATCATGGAGTTCAGTTTCGATGTGGCTATTGTGAGTCAGAGTTCAGCACTGTTGTGGCAACTGTGACACACCTGAAGAACATTCATTCTGGAAAAGAGGCCCAATTGTACATCAACCGCCACATTGATGAAAGAAATTATTATGAAATAGATGAAGCTGTTGTATCTGATGAGAACACTCATTTGGCTAAATCCCAGACGTCCAATATAGGTGGGGATGGTCAGTCACCTCCTTTAATCATATCTCTGGTTGTAAAACGTGACAACAGAAGGTCATCTGCTCCACTTAGGCGCTATGTTTGTACACACTGTGGTTTCTCCACTAATGTAAAAGAGGATGCAGAGCACCACAAGAATGACCTTCATGGGTCAGATAACCTCTTTGCCTGTGTTCTTTGCAAGGAAACAATTTTCTCTTCCGAGGCAGAAATTAAGCAGCATAGTATCTCAGTGCACCCGTCTCATGCTCGCTCATACAGAAAGTTGCCAGATTATTATGATTCAGAACATCTAAATGCAAAGGGGAGTAGTCCAAGCCAAGAAGGAGATGATATTTTGGAGAAACTGACCTCTATTCTTCATGGAGAGAAACCTGTTCAGGACTCTGTAACTGTTGACCACAGACAGAAGGCCAAAGACTATCTCTATTTGCAAgaagaatggaaagaaaagaCCACAGTTGAGGCTGACAGCACAACAGAAGTAGAGTTTTCTGAAGAGGGTCTTGTAGATACAGCATCTGAGTCTTTGAGTCAAGGgaaggaaaacaaagaaacctctgacaacTCTGAAACTTCTGCAGTCTTATCTAATGTCGCTTTAACATCCACGGAGCTGGAACCACAACCAATGGTCACTATAAGTATAAGCTCATCCAGTACTGTTGAAGTAAAGGAGGTACCTATtactaaagaagaagaagaacagatagGCCAAAACTTAGAGTGTGCTGAGAAAACTCTACACCATTCAAG TACTGAGCAGTCAGTGAAAGTAGGCATTAAACCACATAATACAGCAGTGGAAGGAGGCATTGAACCCTCTGATACAGCAGTGGAAGATGAAGAAACTACCAACACTGATAATTTAGATATATCTGCTGATGATAGTATGGGCTTGAAAATTATTCAGGTTGTCAGTCTGAGTGAGGCCCCTGAGAATTTAATCAAAGATCCCATCGCCAAAGAAGTTTTAGAAGCTTTGGCAGGTGAAACAGACCAGCAG AATATTGCAGAGCAAACTGAAACAAGTGATGATATTACAGATGATACTCCACAAGATCTTACAGTCAACAAGCAAGCTAGTACTAAAGATCAGCACAATATTACCACATTAACTACGTCTGCTCCAGCCCCAGTTACAGCATCTACTACTGCTTCTGCTGGCCagacatcatcatcatcttctgcCAACAGTGGATTGCCTCTTTCTTACAAATGTAATGCTTGCAAAGTGCATACCCCATATTTGCTCATGATGGTGAAGCACCTGAAAGCTAGACACCCCAACATGCGCTGCTTTGCCTGTCCGTATTGCAAGGCCATCAACAGTTTTATCAGCCAGAAGCAACTCAGACATCATGTTAAAAATGCACATCCAGATAAAATTGGCAGAAACGAAATAGCTCTTTCAGATGAAGCAAAAAAATTTGTAGAAGCCATGGTGCTTCCCAACAGCTCAGAATGTATTCGTGTAGGTAATAGGATAGTGCTGGAGGAAGATCTTCACACATGTACATACTGTCAGCTGAAGATGACATCATTGGCTCAGGTTTATGAGCACCTGAACAACAAGCACTCTGATCTCTTTGAATTTGTCTGTCCAGTGTGTCAGGGTTTTAAGAGCAAAGCTCTGCAAGAGATATCTATCCACTGTGTGCAGGCACACAACTCTGCTCTCGATACTGATAAGGTCCATGTTTCTGTGCCCAAAAACTTGTTTCATGTTCTGAACTGCATTTCCAAAGGTGGAAAGTACATTGAAAAAAGTCTTAGTGCTTCTGAGGATCCTTCCATTAAGCAGACTGTGGATGCAGGGCAAACTGTATCACAGGATGCCTCCACAACAGCAGCAGCACGCCTGACAGGAGAAAGTTCTAAAGACATGTCTAAGTTGTCACCAGGAAGAGCTTCAGTAATGCCACCATTGATAGCTGCAGTGAATCAGTTGCCTGCAGTCCAGCAGCAAGTTCCACACATGGTCTTCTCACAGGCTCCACTCATAGCTATTCCTTTAATGCCTGGTAGCATAAGTAATCTTCCAACAGCAGCCGGGGCTAGGCCAATGATTGCATTTTCCAGTGCCCTTTTTGATACATCCACTTTGACATCTCCTCCTCAGTTAATATCATCTGTTGCTCCTAGCCCAGCTTCAGTCTTGCCTAGTACCTCTGGATTACCAAGCTTTTTATCCCCAGCATTTCAACAGCAGAACACTACTGACTTAAAGGCCACATCCCCTGTCCGACAGATCAAACCAAAGCATTTGCCAGTGTTGAATGTCCCAAATATTAAGCCTAGGGTATCCCAGCCATCAACATTGGTTCCAGTGTCTAGCCCCTCTGATCAGTCTCATAGACACATTCCAGTACATACTATCTCATCACCGATCAAAGGATTTAGCCCTGCATCACATGAGGTCAACAATTTGCCAGATACTGATCCAAGTCCTGATGCTTTCAAAATATTCAATCTTCGTCCAACAGCCCCTCTCCCCCCATCATCTTCCCCATCTGCAAATGCGCCTATGGTCTTCCCTCCTGTTTCATCTTCTGGATTTATTCAGGGACCAATTGCAGGCTTTCCAGCTGGCATGGTAGTTCCACAAAACTTAgtgccttttgtttttaatcaacCTCAACCCATGATGATTGCACCCAGACAATCAACAGTACATGGTGGTAAAAGCATGAGGCCATCTACCATGTCTGCTTTAACCTCAACACCTGAGCAACGGATAAAGCTATCAATGCCTTCAGAGCAACGTATGAGACCAACAAATATGCCCTCTCCATTAGCAGAATTTGAGCCATCCTCATCTAAGAGTCAGCCTTCATACTTTAAAACTAGAAATGTTCCTCTTTTAAAAGAGCAACAGCTGGAGCTCCAAAGACAAAGACCTACTCACCCCTCAGGAGCTCGCTCTGTATCAACACTTGCTGGAGCTTTCCGCTCCTCCTCCTCTGCTACAGCCACATCACAATCTTTGGAACATAGGAAACATTCAGAAGGCCTGACAAGTGTGCCAGCTAGTCCTGGCTTGCCCAGGCCTTCAAAGGGTATTCACAAGCGAAGCAGCTCCATCTATCAGTGTCCATATTGCCCAGGAATAGTTACACTAAAAGCTCTGGAAGTTGCTTCTCACATACAGAATTACCATCCAGGGCATCAAGTCACATTTAAGAAAATAGCTCACTAA